The following proteins are encoded in a genomic region of Struthio camelus isolate bStrCam1 chromosome 3, bStrCam1.hap1, whole genome shotgun sequence:
- the UTP25 gene encoding U3 small nucleolar RNA-associated protein 25 homolog translates to MGKRRGGRELLRTLSKKQRRHLKEFGEEHPFYDKISGRPEATQICELSENSDKSSAESDSETEPEQASVYHKLLATLKTSPESESEEEEDESESEEAGESETEMDSEGSQETGEAEGGEEDENDIPDKEEAKDTAEQMLGEEQADGADTSCDLSHGVIEEFTDAKHESEFSLETNFMEEESGDYNADERRSSTSQAFSEDPFKQHMDKEMEEKEVEKMSTLSKSSSQTKWPRLGQVTFSSVLEKHKTLKPDKELDVKQLHLHKPLEVTWPKVNKQFLSSLNKPSDLCFTPLQRELFCIMNTYRDLFYPERTALTNGEEIRLAYCLHALNHVLKANAQVLTNNAKRRDQKPRIDNDDYRDQGLTRPKVLMLVPFRECALRIVHIFISLLEVNSERKIDVSNKKRFKGEFGSDPEERPPNLKRPEDYEAVFAGNIDDHFRIGVAILQKSMRLYAPFYSSDIIIASPLGMRTIIGAEGEKKRDFDFLSSIEILIIDQADIYLMQNWEHVLHLMKHINLLPLDSHGVDFSRVRMLNLNNWSKYYRQTLLFSALHNPQINSIFSKHCFNYTGQVAVRNIPQVGSISHVVVQLPHVFRRLEADNLTSVIDARFQFFIDKVLPEYRDAIMSHTLIYVPSYFDYVRLRNYFKKEELNFVHICEYTKKAGICRARRFFLKGDRQFLLLTERFHFYKRYTIKGIRNLIFYELPTYSHFYSEICNMMKATDNGMDATWTCTVLYSKYDAQKLAAVVGIDRTAQMLQSKKNVHLFITGENE, encoded by the exons atggggaagcggcgcggcgggcgggagctGCTCCGCACCCTGAGCAAGAAGCAGAGGCGGCACCTCAAGGAGTTTGGGGAGGAGCACCCTTTCTACGACAA GATTTCTGGAAGACCAGAAGCAACTCAAATCTGTGAACTG tCTGAGAATTCTGATAAATCAAGTGCAGAAAGTGATTCGGAGACTGAACCTGAACAGGCCTCGGTGTATCACAAACTACTGGCTACGCTGAAGACTTCTCCTGAGTCtgagagtgaggaagaagaggatgaaAGTGAATCAGAAGAAGCTGGGGAAAGTGAGACAGAAATGGACAGTGAAGGGTCCCAGGAGACTGGGGAAGCAGAAGGTGGTGAAGAAGATGAAAATGATATACCAGACAAGGAAGAAG CTAAAGATACAGCAGAGCAGATGCTTGGTGAGGAGCAGGCTGATGGTGCAGATACCTCTTGTGACCTCAGTCATGGAGTAATTGAGGAGTTTACTGATGCGAAACACGAATCTGAATTTAGCTTGGAAACCAATTTCATGGAAGAGGAGAGTGGAGATTACAACGCAGATGAGAGAAGGAGCAGTACTTCACAAGCCTTTTCAGAAG atcCATTTAAACAACACATGgacaaagaaatggaagaaaaagaagtagaaaaaatgTCAACGCTTTCTAAATCTTCAAGTCAAACAAAG tggcCAAGGCTGGGCCAGGTAACTTTTTCTTCCGTTTTGGAGAAACATAAAACCTTAAAACCAGATAAAGAACTTGACGTGAAACAGCTTCATCTTCACAAGCCTTTAGAAGTCACTTGGCCGAAAGTGAACAAACAATTCCTCTCCTCACTGAACAAACCAAGTGATCTCTGTTTTACTCCACTACAAAGAGAACTCTTCTGTATCATGAATACATACAGGGACTTGTTCTATCCAGAAAGAACTGCTTTAACAAACGGAGAAGAAATCCGGCTTGCTTATTGCCTGCATGCACTGAACCATGTCCTGAAGGCAAATGCCCAGGTGCTTACCAATAATGCTAAACGGAGGGACCAAAAGCCAAGGATTGACAATGATGACTACAGAGATCAAGGGCTCACTAGACCTAAG GTACTGATGCTGGTGCCCTTCCGGGAATGTGCTTTGCGTATTGTGCACATTTTCATCAGTCTTCTTGAAgtgaacagtgaaagaaaaatagatgtaAGTAATAAAAAGCGCTTCAAAGGGGAGTTTGGTTCTGACCCAGAAGAGAGGCCTCCCAACCTGAAGAGACCTGAAGATTATGAAGCTGTCTTTGCTGGCAACATTGATGACCATTTCAGAATTG GGGTTGCAATTCTTCAAAAGAGTATGAGGTTGTATGCACCATTTTACTCATCAGATATCATCATTGCCTCTCCCCTTGGTATGAGAACTATTATTGGCGCAGagggggagaagaagagagattttgATTTTCTGTCATCAATAGAAATTCTTATAATTGATCAAGCAGATATCTACCTGATGCAGAATTGGGAGCATGTTCTG CACCTGATGAAGCACATCAACCTCCTGCCTTTGGATTCCCATGGAGTAGACTTCTCCCGAGTGCGTATGCTGAATCTCAATAACTGGTCTAAGTACTACCGTCAGACACTGCTCTTCAGTGCTCTTCACAATCCCCAGATAAACTCCATCTTCAGCAAGCACTGCTTCAATTACACGGGGCAG GTAGCTGTCCGAAACATACCACAGGTTGGCTCCATTAGCCATGTTGTAGTACAGCTTCCTCATGTTTTCCGGAGGCTAGAAGCTGACAACTTAACTTCTGTAATAGATGCAAG ATTTCAGTTCTTCATTGACAAAGTTTTGCCCGAGTACCGTGATGCCATCATGTCACACACACTCATATATGTTCCATCATATTTTGACTACGTACGTCTTCGAAATTACTTCAAGAAAGAGGAGTTGAATTTTGTTCACATCTGCGAATACACTAAGAAGGCTGGCATCTGCAGAGCAAGACGTTTCTTCCTTAAGGGAGACAGGCAATTCTTACTGCTCACTGAGCGCTTCCACTTCTACAAAAG GTACACAATAAAAGGCATTAGAAACCTCATTTTCTACGAGTTACCAACCTATTCCCACTTCTACAGTGAGATCTGTAATATGATGAAGGCCACAGACAATGGAATGGATGCCACTTGGACCTGTACTGTCCTCTACTCTAAGTATGATGCTCAGAAATTGGCTGCTGTTGTTGGCATAGATCGCACAGCTCAGATGCTACAGTCCAAGAAAAACGTGCACCTCTTCATTACAGGAGAAAATGAATAA